Within Dreissena polymorpha isolate Duluth1 chromosome 13, UMN_Dpol_1.0, whole genome shotgun sequence, the genomic segment CTTACCAGTGTATACTTACGACAGTTGCTGACAACTGCATACTCTCCCGGGTAAGCTGGCTTACCAGTGTATACTTATGACAGTTACTGACAACTGCACACTCTCCCGGGTAAGCTGGTTTATCAGTGTATACTTATGACAGTTACTGACAACTGTGGTGTTAAGGCTTGTTTGATGGTTAATACTCAAACCATGGTActgaaaaatacatgtttaatgaaGACATACATTTATTTCGTTTTCAAACTCACATTTGTAGCTAATACAAAAAAGATAAGAGATATAACGAACCATATTCTTACAACCTCGCATCTAAATCACGCAATCTCGGATCGTGATCTCGCGTTCTCGGATCGTAATTTCTTTTATTAGTTtcttaatattgttaaaatgctGAAAATGATGATATttcgtgtttgtttatttttcctCCTTGAAAACAAACGTAatggttgtttttattttagtaaACAACTGTCACGAATGCTATAACGGCACACTTGATTTAATTTAAGTAATACAATGGGGGTTAATTCTCGCTTATATGATTGAACAAACTCACTACGATAATCTCCCCTGAAACTCGTAAAACGAGTAGAACGTAAGTATACCCCAATAATATGCACGAGCTTCAAACCCACTGATTTtctattttccgtttaaaggcaGTGACCCAACATTTAATCATCGCTTTATGTTATGTGGTGTTTCTTGTGAAATATCATGAATTTTGTAAGCAATTGATCACTTTTATAAAAATAGACAATGGCTAATGGAACCGTGTGATGTTCCGGTAGATTCATTTTTCCGAAATGTATCTGTAATATAATTAAGAATACGATACAGAGCGAAATACGAATGCTTTAAATATCTGCCGCTGGGTATGTTTATTTGCAAAATACATTAAAGAACTTCAGATCAATGTAACGCCACAAACGCAAGCAAAGGAAAATAAAAAGCATCCTTGATGGGGCAAAAACACAACATTCTCATTCATAATGATATCATTATCGGAAAtgccattaaatgttttaaaagataAGTTAGTTTTTGtagattatcgactttaattcaagAGTGATCAGAGAAAAGATTGTCTATGACCACGAGTGGATAAAAAAcgataatgtaaataaatatctTTATGAAATGCTTTTTCCCACGgtcatttacattttattaagtcAAACTGGTCAATGTTGCTGGAATATTGACATTATGACGCCAAAAATGTTAAATCATTTCATAGTGAAGCAgtaaatattattgatatttttattgaTGTAAACGATTAGTTATCGCTTTTAAATCAGTGACACTCCATATAAACCacagaaaacataaaataaacaacaagtagtaaaaaacactatttcatGTAAGGCAActatttgtattatacaaaagaaagaaaacaaactgCACTGACGGTACAAGCAACCTCCTAGGCGGAAGTATAATATCACATGCAATGCCTAGGACTATAGATCTATTCTTTGAAGAAGCCTTGTTCACGAAACAGGAAGTTATTTAGTGTACTTAAAGGTTATTTAGATAGCCGATTGTCAGACACAGAGAACAGGTATTTAGTTATGTTTGGTTTCATAGTTTTAGACTTATAACACGATACACTTTTCCGTTTATGTGTCTGTATTTGCTTCATTCTTATTCGagttttaaaaatgtaataagtTGTCGTAAAATTATGGTCGCaatcataattatttgttttaaaatcgaaAGTAAAAGCCCCTGTTATAAATGAAAGAGCGGACCCATGGTTGGATTTTGCTAGGTTTTTTCCTTCAGTGCTCGAGAGTTATGATTTACTTTCATTAGTTGTACACTTTAAGGATCGGTCCACAATACCTGGACCCTGTCTTATAAAATATCGTACGACAAATTGAGTTTATGATTTAAATTATTAGCTCacaataaatattcatttattcgAATCAATGTATATACTAGAAAGGACCGAACTTGAGCAAGGAAAAAAAAGTTGCTCACGCCGGTATTCGATTCCGAGACACCCGTGTAAGATGCTATCGCTGTGACAATCGGTAATTAAAGCGTGTCAAATACTATCCACATTGTTTCGACATGTGATCCCAGTTGTGTTAAAGGGGCAAATCCATGACTAATacggtatttaaaataataataataatattgccGTTTATAAGTATAAGGATACAAAACTCGAGGTTTTAGTCCCAGCTGCTTGCACGTTAGCAACTTAGCTCTTTCAATTGcatcaaaaaaataatatccCAATCGATGCTCTTGACCAGTTGCGAGCTACCCGCAAGAGCAAGGTGTCATATAAGTTACCACTTAGTGAACTGGTTGTGGCAGCCTGGCATTCATTGTGACGTTGATTTTTTATCCTCcgatatattttgtataatttgaattatttcaaatgattacggttaattttgcattttattatctAGGGTTAATCGGTAATATTCATgcatttgtgtttattatgacatacAGTTACAAATTAAAGCAGAACTGTTTACCGGTATACTACAgtgtgactttgtggggttcacaattgaacgttaatgGACCGAAACACTTGTTAGtagtgcttttttcaaataacttaaaaaaaattcttaagactgtcaactagtgcataaaagacagttttgtaTGATGCTTGATCACGGTTATGCAGCGCGCAatgtgaaattttggcaccgatttcagacgtattataggatttattcttaaatcttaagatatcgacacgaactgcaagaaaaactgtcttttatgcactaaatattttttatcgaggtattaacaataaaaaatacagcTGTTAACGGTGTGTTAACATTCTGTCAGTCCGTTTGTAGACCCCTGAAAACCCGGTTGATTCTGTAACCTGACCTCGCTAGTAATTCGGATACTTGGATAACGGATGGCACCtcgataacagagaaaaacatAAGCCACGCGCGAAATATAAGTTCCTcctattttaataatgtatatcctTAATATTAGTTGTTGAGACACGGTACATGGTTAGTTCATAAATGGTTTATCTTTTTGTATTATGAAGGAAGAAATTCAAGgaagatttatatatttttgccaAATTATGAGAAAATTCCTAcagcaaacagcatgaactggatgaTCAGTacctatttcaacaaaataatacttaaaaatagTGCAATATAGCagttgctattccagcatgtagagtaattactgtgcttcaaatacttaAATTTTTATAGTACTCAATGAAAAATGGATAAAGATATAGTATCGTTTGATACGCGGTATGCATGATATTGTTGACACTTCGATTCCCGATAAAGCGCACTTAGGATAACGGAGACTCTCAGCAAAATGGTCACTCTGAAatccgagttttatcttctacttcAAATGCGTTTATTTATTACCAAGGTGTTTGCTATTCTAGCATGTAGATTAATTCCTGTGCTAAAATACTGAAATTTGATAACGTTAAATGAAATGTGAACGTAGCCAGGGCATGTTTTAAAAAGTGGTATGCATGATGTTGCAAACACTTTGATAACTGACACGTCGGATAATGGAGACCTTCAACAAATATGGCACGCTGAGATGTTGTTGTCAGGCGAGAGTGCCGAGATGTAGTGTCTTAATTGAATATGCCAGGAAAAAAAATCATGCTCATATTCCAAAAGGAAAAGACAAATTAAGCAACTATTCGTtgattcgtttttaatttacgtcaatTGTTTATTATTACATGCTTTCCTATAACAGTATTCAACAGCAaagtttgttgttctctgttattgaAGTGCCATTCgtaatcaaagtatccgcattaccgtTGTGAACGTCAACCGTTATCACTTGTCATTTAGTAAAAGGCGGTCAACAATTTGCATGTTTGGCAACGAACACGTGTTTGCTATTTTTGGCGTTCTATATATCGAGATGCAATCGCCAAACAGAACTAtgcaaatagaaaacaaaaattagtaaTACAAGTATAGTTTTGCAAATTGTTTAGGTCTGCTTTTCAGAttcaatgtaaattttgaaaAATGGGCGACACACATTTCATTGTGGCTGCAATAGACTTCGGGACGACTTATTCCGGATACGCGTTCCAGCTTACACAAGACTATGACTCAAAGAATCCTACCCTTAAGATAATGAGTCCCCAAGCCTGGAACGGCGGAAGAACACAACTGACGTCAATGAAAACTCCGACATGTCTTCTGTTAGATAACAACGGCGATCTGGACTGTTTTGGTTATGAAGCAGAAGACAGATACGCGGACCTTTGTTTGGACAATGACCACGGTAACTGGTACTACTTCCGACGATTTAAAATGAGGCTCCACGATTCCAGCGTGAGTATGCAAAAATGGAATTCTGATGCAAAGCAAGACCaatgtttttaaacatgtttttgttgtcattaaaatcaaataaagctCATTGTTTAGCAATAAATTATATCTTTGTATCATGACAATTGGGTCTTAGCGAACGCTTTATtgaataataagataatatactTTACAGTGAATGGACTACTGCAAATTTGATTTGACATACCATTTCGCATGCCCTGTTCTATTTATCAAGTCAGCTACATTTTatgtaatatttgaaaattgctaAACACTAACTACACGTGGCATTGCTAACGTCATGTATTACTTTTCTTAGGGCCTGGGTACCCATACCGAAATTGCCGACGAGTCTGGTCGTAGGTTACCAGCGATCAAAGTGTTCAGTCGGTCAATAGAAGCACTGACAGGTCATCTGTTTAAACTTCTTGAGGACAAAAGCATCAGTGTCAAACCAACTGAAATCAAATGGTTGCTTACAGTTCCCGCCATATGGGACGACACGGCAAAAGGTTTCATGCGAGAAGCTGCCAAGAGAGTATTCATTTATCAAATATTATTATGTTCTAAATACCTTTGCTCTAAGATTAAAGACATAGTATTATTGGGTGCACATATTCTCTTCAAAGCAAAACAATGTGCGATTGTTAAGACGAATTGAAACTATACTAATTTAAATGTGATCCATTACCTGAATACGTTCACCTTTTTTATTCAGGCCGGCATTCCATCTGAAAATCTGACAATATGCCTTGAGCCCGAGGCTGCTTCCCTTTTCTGTCAGTATCTTCCGGTTGAGAAGTTCAGCATGTGTGGAGAGAAAGGTTTCTCTGACTCAAAGCCTGGAACCACGTACATGATCGTTGATCTCGGAGGTAATACATGCGGATGAATGTCTTCGTGGCTTCAAAATgctttttaagacttgttttcatTTGGGATCCCAGTCTGTGACTTGCTTCTTTCACTTTGTTCACCAACCTTTACAAAATTAATCATAACAATTAATGTACCGTCTATAATTGATACCtatatattacttttaaatgctaaactttaaacatataaaatattgttttacttaaagCCACCGGCATTGGCCAAAATGATGTTAAATTCTTCAAAATTTACaagataaaataaatttatttctctcttaaaaaacactttaagtttttcattaaatgtatagtCATGTGAAGTTCAAAACACTGTTTCCCTTTCCTGTAGGTGGCACGGCGGACATAACTGTTCACGAGAAGGTTTCTGCCGGCAACCTGAAAGAAGTACATCGAGCAAGTGGAGGACCCTGGGGTGGGACATTCGTTGACAGCGAGTTCATCCAACTGATCAGCTCTATTGTAGGAGGTCCCATTATGGCCGCCTTCATGAAGGAGCAAAAGTATGACTACTTAGAACTCATGCGTGAATTCGAAGCAGTCAAGAGGAAGATTGGTCTCGGCACGAAAGACACGATCAACATGAAGCTACCCGTGTCTTTGAACGAGACCTGTCTAAAAGTTGTAAAGAAAGATTTAAAGCAGCTCATCAAAGACGCAAGAAAAGATAAGCAGATAACCTTCGTCAGCGATAAGGCAAAGTTTGATGCAAAGCTTCTGCAAGGTTGCTTTCGCAAGGCAACTGATAAGATTGTTTCTCATATGAAAGGCATATTTGAAAAAGAACCATGCGGAAAGAAAATTTCTATGATACTGATGGTCGGTGGTTTTTCTGAGTCGCCATTCGTCCATGACGTGATAAAAGATGCGTTCGGAAACAAAGCCGGGTTGTCGATTCTGATCCCAAATGATGCTGGAATATCAGTTGTTCAAGGAGCCGTCGTATATGGTCGACAGCCGAAAACCATTACGTCTCGTATTCTAAGATTCACATACGGGGTGAAAGTCTCTCCTGAATTCGTACAAGGAAAACACGATCCAAAACGTCACACGGTCCTAGACGGTGTCGAGAGATGTGATGGTTGCTTTTTTAAGTTTATCGACATCGGTACCACTGTGGAGATCGGTCATAAGgttactgaaaaatataaaaacgcAGTCGCCAATAGTACGTCAGTGACTGTTGAAGTATTCATAGCCGATGAAACTAATTCTTCACCAACTTATGTTGAAGAACCAGGTTGCAGATCCATTGGGTCACTCGACGTTACCATTAAAAAGTCACCAAAAATACGAGACATTGCAGTCGAGTACATTTTTGGTGATACCGAGCTTCATCTGACGGCGTATGACATAGAGACCAAAGAACCTTGCCAAGCCAATCTAAGAATGTTCGAATAAAAAAGATCAAGACTGCAGACATTAGGATATAAGAATTCTTTTAAAAGTGTTAGCCGTTAAAATACACGTATAATTGTACAACAAACAGCAGTCATTGTGTAACACATtagcacattttttaaatgtatttgagaTTGGATTAAAGTAATATATTTAGTAACCCATACGTCCAAAATGGGTGGCCCTTTATCGAGAGTGGTGTCATTATATTCGACTAACACTTTcttgtatacatgtaattgtattttgttgttaGCATGCTTTTTAGACAATGTATTTACCTTCTAATTGATTGGTGCAcacaaatgtttgtgtttcaacGATGCACATTATCTTAGAAAGCCTATATACCTATATGCCTATAACAGGTGTTTTCATTGTATTCATTGGGTTGTATGTTGAACagcagtttttgttttattttattttgttgtgtttttacatttgtttttttttaattcgctaAAAAGGTTGTATATGTTAAGAGTTGGTTCCTTTTTATAGAAGAAATTAATGTGAGCATAATACTTCCTGTTACAGTTGCATACTTTGCAATTATCTGTGAATGTTAGATTTTATGTATAACATACTTGTATttagaatttattttttaagattttatggAATATAATGTATTTGTGAAGTAATCAAGAAtttatctttatattttatattatagttCATAATTGTGTTgtaataatgaatttatttttctattttatttaatagTATAATTATACTCATTTATAAGCTTAATTCCGTTGTACCTTAGTGATGTTGCTGATTTTTCTTGTGTTATTATTGCATTATTGCGACTTGTATTTACCTTCGACATAATTGCCacgtcatgcaaaaattggtcttataccagaccagcctgcgcattcgcCCACACTGGTCAGCAGCTAATGATACCGAGAGATCCCGCGAGAGTTTATAACGGAACGGGTAGATTGCGCGACTGAACAGACTGGTCTTGAGTTACGCTGGACGCGTATGGCATTTTGCCCATTTCGCACTGTGCATTACAACCTTAAAGTAATCGTGCATGACAAAGCTTGACATCGTCACAAACCCTTTATGATAATCAACAAAAAATGTAATCACACACACGGCTTTGCAAGTAAACAACCAACAAACTTTATCACATTAATTTGTTATTACATAtcgttttgtgtatttaaaatatgaattttattattatttatacgaAAAAAAGTTATCATGTGTAGATGGACATTGGCTATTGACGTACTAGTACCTTCTAAATAGATATAACACGCCTATGCTATCTTTATACAGAAAGTTGATGACTTTAGTCGAAATTCAGGAAATACACTTGGCTTTGATGTGTTTACCCCAGCATGTGTACATATCTGGTGCATATTTGTTGttacaatcaatttaaatgattataaaatttgtttatttttagtgtcATTCAAATAAACTCTTGATTTGCCGATTATTTGTTCAAACTAGTGAGTGATGCAAATCCCACTAGTGAGTGATGCAAATCCCACTAGTCAGTGATGCAAATCCCACAACTGAATGATGCAAATCGCACTAGTTAGTGATGCAAATCCTACAAGTGAATGATGCAAAAGGCACTAGTGAGTGATACAAATCCCACTAGTGAGTGATGCAAATCCCACTACTGAGTGATGCAAATCCCACTAGTGAGTGATGCAAATCCCACTAGTGAGTGATGCAAATCCCACTAGTGAGTGATGCAAATACCACTAGTGAGTGATTCAAATCCCACTAGTCAGTGATGCAAATCCCACTAGTCAGTGATGCAAATCCCAATAGTGAATGATGCAAATCCCAATagtaaatgatgcaaatcccacTAGTCAGTGATGCAAATCCCACTAGTGAGTGATGCAAATTGCACTCGTGAGTGATGCAATCCCACAAGTGAATGATGCAAATCGCATTACGTAATTCAAGTCGCATTTAGACATGACACATATTAAATGCAATGCTTATTTACAGTGACGGAAAACATGGTACACAATGATTTACGAATAATATTTAAAACGAGACCTTAATTTTGATGATTGGTGGATCTTATCTTTGTTTCCATACCTTCAGCACGAGATTAAACGATACTTGGGAAACATACAAAATAAGAGACTATTTTCTTTTTTCGATCAACTAGTTGTTTAATTGTAAAGCATTTAACACTAAACCTTAGTTTTAGTGCCAGAGATGGCAATACTAAAAtgattttacttatttatatttatttaaataaaataatcttgtTCAAATATCATTATTTGAGGTACAAATATATAGCTGCACGTCAAAACTTATGAAATCCACAATACAAattctaaaaacaaaaatataacaatacaaaatatatttcgtTATAAAATTTGCCCGATTTTACATCATAAGTCGATCACATTGTCTTAAAAAAGACATAGTCATGCACGTCCCTTACCACATTCACTGCGATTAACCAAAATGGATAATACCGGAACAAAAAGTGCTTTTCCGGCTAGGCTAAATTATGAGTTGGGTTCCTGTCTTACAGAAACCattacagggtgcaggatcacatggctttgtggggttcacaattgaacgttaatgGATCGAAACACACTGGTTAGtggtgatttttttcaaataacttttttgaacatttttttttaaatgtcaactagtgcataaaagagcGTTTTGTATGATGCTTGGTCACGGTTATGCAGCACTCAACGTGAAATAttggcaccgatttcaggcgtattaaaggatttattcttaaatcttaagatatcaaAGGAAGAATTTCAAGGAAGAATTATTGATTTTTGTCAAATATGAGAAAATTCTTTCGGAAAACAGCATATACTGGGTGATCAGTacctatttcaacaaaataatactaAGAAATATTGCAATTCAGTGGTGGCTATTTTAGCATGTAGAGTAAtaactgtgcttcaaatacttaAATTTTGATAGTTCTCAATGAAAAATGAACGAAGATATAGTATCTTTTGATAAGAGGTATGCATGATTTTgtagacactttgattcccgataaaggcCACTTAGGATAACGGAGACTCTCggcaaattgggcactctgatatccGAGTTGTATCTTCTACTTGAAAtgcgtttatttatattgttactaTTCTTACCAAGGTGTTTGCTATTCCAGAATGTAGATTAATTCCTGTGCTAAAATACTGAAATTTAATAATGTCAaatgaaatatgaacgaagaCAGGGCATGTTTTAAAAAGTGGTATGCATGATGTTGCAAACACTTTGATAACTGACACGTCGGATGATGGAGACTTTTAACAAATCTGTCACACTGATATGGTGTAGACCGTCGAGAGTACCGAGATGTCGTGTCTTAAATGGaccgtttcacagattttggcatgtattgaagtttgtcattaaatgctttatattg encodes:
- the LOC127856221 gene encoding heat shock 70 kDa protein 12A-like, whose amino-acid sequence is MGDTHFIVAAIDFGTTYSGYAFQLTQDYDSKNPTLKIMSPQAWNGGRTQLTSMKTPTCLLLDNNGDLDCFGYEAEDRYADLCLDNDHGNWYYFRRFKMRLHDSSGLGTHTEIADESGRRLPAIKVFSRSIEALTGHLFKLLEDKSISVKPTEIKWLLTVPAIWDDTAKGFMREAAKRAGIPSENLTICLEPEAASLFCQYLPVEKFSMCGEKGFSDSKPGTTYMIVDLGGGTADITVHEKVSAGNLKEVHRASGGPWGGTFVDSEFIQLISSIVGGPIMAAFMKEQKYDYLELMREFEAVKRKIGLGTKDTINMKLPVSLNETCLKVVKKDLKQLIKDARKDKQITFVSDKAKFDAKLLQGCFRKATDKIVSHMKGIFEKEPCGKKISMILMVGGFSESPFVHDVIKDAFGNKAGLSILIPNDAGISVVQGAVVYGRQPKTITSRILRFTYGVKVSPEFVQGKHDPKRHTVLDGVERCDGCFFKFIDIGTTVEIGHKVTEKYKNAVANSTSVTVEVFIADETNSSPTYVEEPGCRSIGSLDVTIKKSPKIRDIAVEYIFGDTELHLTAYDIETKEPCQANLRMFE